A region of Micromonas commoda chromosome 4, complete sequence DNA encodes the following proteins:
- a CDS encoding predicted protein produces the protein MSHASRFPGDGDLCIVNSQDGIWPVQARLTPRPVRSLLPATVLKKTTSFSRPHALARSRPLLTFPPVPSISQVCMRSMHLHSKENHARPGEAFFRYLGYSDPYHYVGAEEPCELRDIGADWRAYDWRGQLEEMRGTSTSEDQINAFVEAEKISRMDDVEIRTNFDRWEREREISSAWQRTASPKAPPAKKRKTAAEPARDKKGKTKASTQSHAPAPWTDDKIAALQSAVRKHRFKDEHGKWRGWTEMTQDPELSAALDPTQRNPEKLRKMVARHPELFPPNAAAADGGGGERAKKGAKKGAKKGAKREEAKVGTDVDLPETLTSWCAGRTPRVVVVGAGPAGLSSARALIKMGIEVTVLEGRDRIGGRVHTASLPARPEHNLPETKLDLGASFVHGCHKYNPVYVMAKQKGAALDPGEGGYSQGWGGNANWYDTTHGGKVKPKCVQKGFQALYAVNAALPSVQVPKTEDEARRWIADEYADGDDASLALRAARAGLSQLEYLKRENGLTALRATAAREGAPPPAEPRDDVAREKWEGEHEWGSLDAQTVGEVRWATADIERDRVKFLSAKSADRRDCSIAAATSRIYNSMFKGKLNTTEEAVYESARVLQWGYNAGLRAVSVKAKLAIEEDIQASKEQLKQPSKADDAEAAERAAKEAADAEAAEKEKAKKEKAKAAAAARKEKANKEKAKKEKADDCKSGGHDDGFGPPSDLKGGFEKTPEEIVATAPEGPMGNGNRHFTGPVWVRAIKRTHGPKHFDAYFSLWRKVNSKKYERLEFENCGTTGEHAPGKNQKELRSKVAVRRFLERFEATRRKDRAKAKAKAATEKHSKAKPEPAAAAPRTPSPAAGAPEKEPDEKRSKNGPKTGVEEIESDDEDLDLRDGLVVGGYHDLVVATAAQDIPQACIRLSTPAASVVVRDGTGEWDANGEYRCVVTSATGEEFLCDYVVVALPLGVLQGRARRSEVTFVPPLSPRKRSAIAALGMGTENKVVLRFESCFWPAKARFLNCTDQRYRFINMHAYGKPNVIVAHVAPPFGEGFAGRSDTQVKDDVIEILRKMMKLVNKPTPALLDWHVTRWAEDPWSCGAYSYMRVGSDEDDVRALGEPEHGGKVYFAGEACSLEGAQCVHGAVLTGQLAAVSVAMRTGATPTMGHLLGGDVGLSHELPIFEWVQCKERGCAKWRRLPAWVDPEALPDDWCCHRCDWHAGIARDGCGAPQEPAGPNDDFGDLKWEGWSEEPAAKLDRTLKWNAWVRRNERQTCDDDDDDDAEEEEEDKKPRARRSRSPGERVKVVMSTLRHHTVAPIEPKVETDRNVARPLTLAAVEAREWPPVGGPWREDAGWQPPISSRSSAAASNPAAAALSATPLFSQSSRGSSLGRSSTEILFERDRRAPLHAPLFPPLFPPAHISAFSPLAATATSHAMATHRAAQSYEREADLANHLWMSGGGTAGGARLAPRVGKPPPPTSTPPMPPAARERETDPLLQRVLATQRAFPWPTRTTAPDVDDEPIQLGLSG, from the coding sequence atgtcgcacgcgtcgaggtTCCCGGGTGATGGTGATTTGTGTATCGTGAATTCGCAGGACGGCATATGGCCGGTGCAGGCACGGCTCACCCCGCGTCCCGTCCGCTCCCTCCTCCCTGCAACCGTGCTCAAGAAAACAACATCGTTTTCGCGCCctcacgcgctcgcgcgatctCGCCCGCTGCTGACATTTCCGCCCGTTCCATCGATATCCCAGGTGTGCATGCGCTCCATGCATTTGCATAGCAAGGAAAATCACGCACGACCCGGCGAGGCGTTCTTCCGATACCTCGGATACTCCGACCCGTACCACTACGTCGGTGCCGAGGAGCCATGCGAGCTCAGGGACATCGGCGCGGACTGGCGCGCTTACGATTGGCGCGGTCAGCTGGAGGAGATGAGAGGAACGAGCACGAGCGAGGACCAGATCAACGCGTTCGTTGAGGCGGAGAAGATATCGCGCATGGACGATGTCGAGATACGCACAAACTTCGACAGGTgggagcgcgaacgcgaaaTATCCTCCGCCTGGCAGCGAACCGCCTCTCCCAAggcgccccccgcgaagAAGCGgaagaccgccgccgagccggCGAGAGACAAGAAAGGGAAGACCAAGGCGTCGACGCAGTCCCACGCGCCAGCGCCGTGGACCGACGACAAGATCGCGGCGCTTCAGAGTGCGGTGCGGAAGCACCGTTTCAAGGATGAGCACGGGAAATGGCGGGGGTGGACCGAGATGACGCAGGACCCGGAGCTatcggcggcgctcgatcCGACCCAACGAAACCCGGAGAAGCTGCGCAAGATGGTCGCGAGGCACCCCGAGCTCTTCccgccgaacgccgccgccgccgacggcggcggtggcgaacgcgcgaagaagggcgcgaagaagggcgcgaagaagggcgcgaaGCGGGAAGAGGCCAAAGTCGGAACGGATGTCGACCTGCCCGAGACGCTGACGTCCTGGTGCGCGGGGAGGACCCCTAGGGTCGTGGTGGTCGGCGCCGGTCCCGCGGGTCTcagctccgcgcgggcgctgaTCAAGATGGGCATCGAGGTGACCGTGCTGGAGGGGCGAGATCGGATCGGCGGGAGGGTGCACACCGCCTCGTTGCCCGCGCGGCCCGAGCACAACCTCCCCGAGACTAAGCtggacctcggcgcgtcctTCGTGCACGGGTGCCACAAGTACAACCCGGTGTACGTCATGGCCAAGCAaaagggcgccgcgctggaccccggcgagggcggctaCTCGCAGGGATGGGGCGGCAACGCGAACTGGTACGACACCACGCACGGGGGCAAGGTGAAACCCAAGTGCGTGCAGAAAGGTTTCCAGGCGCTCTACGCGGTCAACGCCGCGCTTCCGTCGGTTCAAGTGCCGAAaacggaggacgaggcgcggcggtggatcgCGGACGAgtacgccgacggcgacgacgcgtccctcgccctgcgcgccgcccgcgcggggctgTCGCAACTCGAGTACCTCAAACGGGAGAACGGGCTCACGGCGCtcagggcgacggcggcgcgggaaggggcgccgccgcccgcggagccccgcgacgacgtcgcgcgcgagaaaTGGGAGGGCGAGCACGAGTGGGGATCTCTTGACGCGCAGACGGTGGGCGAGGTCcgctgggcgacggcggataTCGAGCGCGATCGGGTGAAGTTTCTgtcggcgaagagcgcggacAGGCGGGACtgctccatcgccgcggcgacttCGAGGATTTACAACTCGATGTTCAAGGGGAAACTCAACAccaccgaggaggcggtgtacgagtccgcgcgcgtgcttCAGTGGGGATACAACGCGGGGTTACGCGCCGTGTCCGTGAAGGCCAAGTTGGCGATCGAGGAGGATATCCAGGCTTCCAAGGAGCAGCTGAAGCAGCCGAGcaaggcggacgacgccgaggctgcggagcgcgcggccaaggaggctgcggatgcggaggcggccgagaaggagaaagccaagaaggagaaggccaaggctgccgcggcggccaggaaggagaaggccaataaggagaaggccaagaaggagaaggccgATGATTGCAAGTCGGGTGgccacgacgacggcttTGGGCCTCCGTCCGACCTCAAGGGGGGGTTTGAGAAGACGCCCGAGGAAATcgtggcgaccgcgccggaggGGCCGATGGGGAACGGCAACAGGCACTTCACCGGTCCGGTGTGGGTGAGAGCGATCAAACGCACCCACGGTCCGAAGCACTTTGACGCGTATTTCTCCCTGTGGCGCAAGGTCAACTCCAAGAAGTACGAGAGGCTCGAGTTCGAAAACTGCGGTACAACGGGCGAACACGCGCCCGGCAAGAACCAGAAGGAACTCCGGTCGAAGGTTGCGGTGCGAAGATTCCTCGAGCGGTTCGAGGCTACCCGGAGAAAAGATCGCGCCAAGGCCAAAGCGAAGGCGGCGACAGAGAAGCACTCCAAGGCgaagcccgagcccgccgccgccgcgccgcgaaccccctcgcccgccgcgggtgcgcccGAGAAGGAGCCCGACGAAAAACGGTCCAAAAACGGTCCAAAAACGGGTGTCGAGGAGATCGAATCGGATGACGAGGACCTGGATCTTCGCgacggtctcgtcgtcggcgggtaCCACGACCTGGTcgtggccaccgccgcgcaggatATCCCGCAGGCGTGCATTCGCCtctccacccccgccgcgtccgtcgtcgttcgcgacggtACCGGCGAGTgggacgcgaacggggaATACCGGTGCGTcgtgacgagcgcgaccgGGGAGGAGTTTTTGTGCGActacgtcgtcgtcgcgttgcCCCTCGGCGTGCTGcagggtcgcgcgcgacgcagcgAGGTGACGTTCGTTCCCCCCCTGTCGCCGCGGAAACGAtccgcgatcgccgctcTGGGCATGGGCACCGAGAACAAGGTTGTCCTCCGGTTCGAGAGCTGCTTCTGGCCCGCCAAGGCCCGGTTCCTGAACTGCACCGACCAGAGGTACCGATTCATCAACATGCACGCGTACGGCAAGCCcaacgtcatcgtcgcgcacgtcgcgcccccgTTCGGCGAGGGCTTCGCCGGCCGCTCCGATACGCAGGTCAaggacgacgtcatcgagaTCCTTCGCAAGATGATGAAGCTGGTGAATaagccgacgccggcgttgCTGGACTGGCACGTGACGCGGTGGGCGGAGGACCCGTGGTCGTGCGGCGCGTACTCGTACATGCGCGTAGGttccgacgaggacgacgtgagGGCGCTGGGCGAACCCGAACACGGCGGCAAGGTTTActtcgcgggcgaggcgtgCTCGCTGGAGGGGGCGCAGtgcgtccacggcgccgtgctCACCGGTcaactcgcggcggtgagcgtgGCGATGCgaacgggcgcgacgccgacgatggggcacctcctcggcggcgacgtcggcttGTCGCACGAGCTCCCGATCTTTGAGTGGGTGCAGTGCAAGGAGCGCGGGTGCGCCAAGTGGCGGCGTTTGCCCGCGTGGGTCGACCCCGAGGCGTTGCCGGACGATTGGTGCTGCCACCGTTGCGACTGGCACGCCGGGATCGCGCGGGACGGGTGCGGCGCGCCCCAGGAGCCCGCGGGTCCCAACGACGACTTTGGCGATCTCAAGTGGGAGGGCTGGAGCGAGGAACCGGCGGCGAAGCTGGACCGAACGCTCAAGTGGAACGCGTGGGTTCGAAGGAACGAGCGGCAgacgtgcgacgacgacgacgacgacgacgcggaggaggaggaggaggataagaagccgcgggcgcggcgctcgaggagccCCGGCGAGAGGGTCAAAGTCGTGATGTCTACTTTAAGACATCATACCGTCGCGCCGATTGAGCCCAAGGTGGAGACCGACCGGAACGTCGCGCGGCccctcaccctcgccgccgtggaggccCGCGAGTGGCCGCCCGTAGGAGGCCCGTGGAGGGAAGACGCGGGTTGGCAGCCGCCGATCTCCTCGCgatcgagcgccgccgcgtccaatccagcggcggcggcgctctccgcgacgcccctcTTTTCGCAATCGTCGCGGGGCTCATCTCTggggcgctcctcgacggaaATCCTGTTCGAACGCGATCGAAGAGCGCCGCTTCACGCGCCCCTCTTCCCGCCGCTCTTCCCGCCGGCGCACATATCCGCCTtctcgcccctcgccgcgactgCGACCTCACACGCGATGGCCAcccatcgcgcggcgcagtcgTACGAACGGGAGGCGGACCTGGCCAATCACCTGTGGatgtcgggcggcggcacagctggcggcgcgaggttggcgcctCGGGTGggaaagccgccgccgccgacgtcgacgcccccgatgcccccggcggcgcgggagcgggagaCGGACCCGCTGCTGCAGCGGGTGTTGGCGACGCAACGGGCGTTCCCgtggccgacgaggacgacggcgccggatgtcgacgacgagcccatTCAGCTGGGACTGTCTGGGTGA